A portion of the Bacillus thuringiensis genome contains these proteins:
- a CDS encoding bifunctional lytic transglycosylase/C40 family peptidase, whose product MHLVLKIIPKKWLITLALLVMGLFSFLLLGVVSIFIAAMGSDSGTDTGDITYTGEGQVMNVSPEVLKWEPTIRKHAKAFGVEPFVALMLAQMMQESGGRGSDPMQSSEGAFNTKYCKSPNCITDPDYSIWAGVQEFKHAIERAGVTSPGDMDHIKTALQAYNFGTGFFDFVGANGGKYTKELAIKFSQQQYQKVKHTGMYHCLRPEAVPYQACYGDILYVDAVLKYYQPGSVVSGGGGNPGSGGSSGSKVADVGRQWIGRSTYVFGGGRNTNDIARGIFDCSSFVRWAFEQVGMYTSPIGAVSTETLNKIGTKVSANDMKPGDVIFFDTYKHDGHVGIVIDKNTFIGCQTNKGVSIEDLNNPYWKKVFSGHVRRF is encoded by the coding sequence ATGCATCTAGTTTTAAAGATTATACCAAAGAAATGGCTCATCACTTTAGCACTACTTGTGATGGGTCTTTTTTCTTTTCTTTTACTTGGAGTAGTAAGCATTTTTATTGCGGCAATGGGGAGTGATAGTGGAACAGACACGGGTGATATTACGTATACAGGTGAAGGGCAAGTCATGAATGTTTCGCCCGAAGTTTTGAAATGGGAACCTACGATTCGGAAGCATGCGAAAGCCTTTGGTGTAGAACCTTTTGTTGCTTTAATGCTTGCTCAAATGATGCAAGAGAGCGGAGGACGTGGTAGTGATCCGATGCAGAGTTCCGAAGGCGCTTTTAATACGAAATATTGTAAATCACCAAACTGTATTACAGATCCGGATTACAGTATTTGGGCTGGTGTACAGGAGTTTAAACATGCGATAGAAAGAGCCGGAGTAACGAGTCCAGGGGACATGGATCATATTAAAACAGCCCTTCAAGCATATAATTTCGGGACAGGATTTTTTGATTTTGTTGGCGCAAATGGTGGTAAGTATACGAAAGAATTAGCCATCAAATTTTCACAACAACAATATCAAAAAGTGAAACACACAGGAATGTACCATTGCCTTAGACCAGAAGCCGTACCATATCAAGCGTGTTATGGCGATATTTTGTACGTTGACGCAGTTTTAAAATATTATCAGCCGGGTTCTGTTGTTTCTGGCGGAGGAGGAAATCCAGGAAGTGGCGGAAGTAGCGGTTCAAAAGTTGCCGATGTAGGTCGCCAATGGATAGGGCGTTCTACCTATGTATTTGGTGGAGGACGTAACACAAATGACATCGCAAGAGGGATTTTTGATTGTTCAAGTTTTGTACGCTGGGCATTCGAACAAGTAGGAATGTATACCAGTCCGATTGGCGCTGTAAGTACGGAAACATTAAATAAAATTGGTACAAAAGTATCAGCAAATGATATGAAACCGGGTGATGTTATTTTCTTTGATACCTACAAACATGACGGACACGTTGGTATTGTAATTGATAAAAATACCTTCATTGGATGCCAAACGAATAAAGGTGTTTCTATTGAAGATTTAAATAATCCGTATTGGAAAAAAGTCTTTTCTGGTCATGTAAGAAGGTTCTAA
- a CDS encoding VirB4 family type IV secretion system protein has product MFAFKSKKSKKEKQEELKKKKGYNPYLVARVQPQGGISFKESYFQTGDGLGTCIHVYDYPTEVNDFWLEQIMNMPNVITTLDVMSDNRNEVVESINKSMSEQSVRHDTAKDNIDRIDAKNEFLELEALYTDLKQGEVMKRIHIRIYVSARTIDELEKQVKEILETLESYNFRGAVFLNEQEYEWDALVTSFDTQKNYVNRRKGKEIPAVSLAGGCPFHYSYLHDPYGTYYGTTKTKGNVIFDIFHKDNQRKSYNGVMVGKSGAGKSTLLKKKTVDYASKGHFVRVFDVVEEFTDTVEELGGKTIALDGSQGQINPLQVYKTAESEEVSFTQHLSKLTIIYRFIAPEAKDDEIKEYENLLRKLYIRMGLWNDEKGAKNEITTRTPNEYPIFSNFLSFVRDELYEDVENRKHHENLGESRKHRLELIELNLVNLVEAYAELFDGPTTIEDFKKEQVVSFSLRNISSFKPEVFQAQIFNVLNLLWNEMISNGAPQLKAFNKKQLAFEDVVRYFIIIDEAHHIINTKKESAHALQFLTKLSREDRKYFAGLLYASHTIRDFVPEGSSQEMIDEIKKLFELTQYKFIMQQDNNSLDMLRKVFAGQLSESEIAAIPHLPTGDVILSIGAVKNIHFHVEVTDEELMLFGGGA; this is encoded by the coding sequence ATGTTTGCGTTCAAAAGTAAAAAATCCAAAAAGGAAAAACAAGAAGAACTAAAAAAGAAAAAAGGTTACAACCCTTATTTAGTGGCTAGAGTTCAGCCACAAGGGGGAATTAGTTTTAAAGAAAGTTATTTTCAAACAGGTGATGGATTAGGTACTTGCATTCATGTTTATGATTATCCAACAGAGGTAAATGATTTTTGGTTAGAGCAAATTATGAATATGCCAAATGTGATCACAACATTAGATGTCATGAGTGATAATCGAAATGAAGTTGTTGAATCGATTAATAAATCCATGAGTGAACAAAGTGTTCGGCATGATACAGCGAAGGATAATATAGATCGGATCGATGCAAAAAATGAATTTTTAGAGCTGGAAGCTCTTTATACGGATTTGAAACAAGGTGAGGTCATGAAACGTATTCACATTCGTATTTATGTTTCCGCTAGAACAATAGATGAGCTAGAAAAACAAGTAAAAGAAATCCTGGAAACATTAGAATCTTATAATTTTCGAGGAGCTGTCTTTTTAAATGAACAAGAGTATGAATGGGATGCACTCGTAACGAGCTTTGATACACAAAAAAATTATGTGAACCGAAGAAAAGGGAAAGAAATTCCGGCAGTCAGTTTGGCTGGTGGGTGTCCGTTTCATTATTCTTATTTGCACGATCCATACGGTACGTATTATGGAACAACGAAAACAAAAGGAAATGTTATTTTTGATATTTTTCATAAAGACAATCAAAGAAAGAGTTATAACGGTGTAATGGTTGGAAAGTCTGGTGCGGGTAAATCAACATTGTTAAAAAAGAAAACGGTGGATTATGCAAGTAAGGGTCACTTTGTTCGGGTATTTGATGTTGTAGAAGAGTTTACGGATACAGTAGAAGAGCTAGGTGGAAAGACAATTGCGTTAGATGGATCACAAGGTCAGATTAACCCACTTCAAGTATATAAGACAGCAGAAAGTGAGGAAGTCAGTTTTACCCAGCATTTATCTAAACTAACAATTATTTATCGGTTCATTGCACCAGAAGCAAAAGATGATGAAATTAAAGAATATGAAAATTTACTTCGTAAACTATATATTCGTATGGGATTATGGAATGACGAAAAAGGAGCGAAAAATGAAATTACAACAAGAACACCAAACGAGTATCCCATTTTCTCAAACTTTTTATCTTTTGTTCGTGATGAATTATATGAGGATGTAGAAAATAGAAAACACCATGAGAATTTAGGAGAAAGCAGAAAACATCGTTTAGAGTTGATAGAATTGAATCTTGTAAATTTAGTAGAAGCATATGCAGAATTATTTGATGGGCCTACTACAATTGAAGATTTCAAGAAAGAACAGGTTGTATCTTTTTCTTTACGGAATATATCCAGTTTTAAACCAGAGGTATTCCAGGCACAGATTTTTAATGTGTTAAATCTCCTTTGGAATGAAATGATTTCAAACGGTGCGCCTCAATTAAAAGCCTTTAACAAAAAGCAACTTGCGTTTGAAGATGTAGTTCGTTATTTCATTATTATTGACGAGGCACATCATATTATAAATACGAAAAAAGAAAGCGCCCATGCGCTACAATTTTTAACAAAACTTAGTCGTGAAGATCGAAAATATTTTGCAGGTCTTTTATATGCAAGTCATACAATTCGAGATTTTGTACCGGAAGGATCTTCACAAGAAATGATTGACGAAATTAAAAAGCTATTTGAACTTACACAGTACAAATTTATTATGCAGCAAGATAATAACAGTTTAGATATGTTACGAAAAGTATTTGCAGGACAGTTAAGTGAAAGTGAGATTGCAGCGATTCCACATTTGCCAACAGGGGATGTCATCTTAAGTATTGGGGCTGTAAAAAACATTCATTTTCATGTAGAAGTAACAGATGAAGAATTGATGTTATTCGGGGGAGGTGCTTAA
- a CDS encoding DUF5592 family protein produces MRSYRIPKEISTELRINKVLYLIDFFLLIGLLVVTMILRNFVHESFQLPFILFMVAVAIIMIWRPSTNPQKRMYEVLIITLLRRKGAYCAIDNDQ; encoded by the coding sequence ATGAGAAGTTATCGGATTCCGAAGGAAATCAGTACAGAATTACGGATTAATAAAGTGCTTTATTTAATAGATTTCTTTTTATTAATTGGTTTATTAGTTGTAACGATGATTCTTAGGAACTTCGTACATGAGTCCTTTCAGTTACCATTTATTCTTTTCATGGTAGCTGTTGCAATTATCATGATTTGGAGACCAAGTACGAATCCTCAAAAACGAATGTATGAAGTGTTAATTATTACATTGCTAAGAAGAAAAGGTGCATATTGCGCCATAGATAACGATCAATAA
- a CDS encoding pLS20_p028 family conjugation system transmembrane protein, producing MKDEEILKTIEAFSDYLQIGDIVNYVLRWLGWFLIVGLSLVVDALEGVTDAILGIKGFFNSPEIQNFVDMLYPLFVVLLAISFLYIGYMFIMNKQMNRSQIIINIFVTLSVLCLLSTGMTKVDKFTDDAIAVVKSEQKGSLSDEIIKKNITDIAVIDENKWKKKEDMNPKNHIPEKNIRQIDITEKIDKDFEFAKDKKLSDDGQEILKNKRVMDGMGVASLAELKDGWFDFFPEKYYRWHWNFWNIFFTLLITGLTLLLVSIKLARLFYELAFNYLLVNIIAPADVANGQKLKAVLSNILNIFIATIMILLSLKLYLIGTAFLHDKLNGVPYLIALAAFSMAVLDGPAVVERLFGIDIGLKSSWGMLAGGFALGKGIGSLANSKPMKGLGNMIGKGAKGAAEGTGVAAAKTASAAAMATGGVAGLISGLKKGNESENKESLQDQMKKADQKKANGNDLAKKEKEKGNLNKEEDKKNGGMPSIQEDMKKGGNENPGVANGQESGTTSLQDEMKEAGKANGANEGNQAPGTVRQGANEGNQTPGTVRQGANEGNQTPGTVRQGANEGNQTPGTVRQGANEGNQTPGTVRQGANEGNQTPGTVRQGASEGNQTPGTVRQGASEGNQTPGGVRQGASGASPAPIETPRPATSGSSPAPVETPRSVPSGGSPAPVETPRSVPSGGSPAPVETPRSVPSGGSPAPVETPRLVPSGSSPAPVETPRSVPSGSSPAPVETPRSVPSGGNPASADIVTVTHSSPIIPYESDKEVAASRSQETRTLGQYTTDKVKHTTSSVKQKVRGVQERINSSETVQNTKRFYQMGQNTGKSWRDIVNKNKKNTDKK from the coding sequence GTGAAAGATGAAGAGATTTTAAAAACTATAGAAGCGTTCTCGGATTATCTTCAAATAGGAGACATCGTGAATTATGTATTACGTTGGCTCGGATGGTTCCTAATTGTAGGCTTATCTTTAGTTGTAGATGCTTTAGAAGGTGTGACAGATGCCATACTAGGAATTAAAGGATTCTTTAATTCACCGGAAATACAAAATTTTGTTGATATGTTATATCCATTGTTTGTCGTTCTTTTAGCCATATCATTTCTATATATTGGCTACATGTTTATTATGAACAAACAAATGAATCGTTCTCAAATTATCATCAATATTTTTGTAACACTGAGTGTACTTTGTTTATTAAGTACTGGTATGACAAAGGTTGATAAGTTCACAGATGACGCCATAGCGGTTGTAAAATCAGAACAAAAAGGCTCTTTGAGTGATGAAATTATTAAGAAGAACATAACGGATATTGCAGTAATAGATGAAAATAAATGGAAAAAGAAAGAAGACATGAATCCGAAGAATCATATTCCAGAAAAAAACATCAGGCAGATAGATATTACTGAAAAAATAGATAAAGATTTTGAATTTGCAAAGGATAAAAAGTTATCAGATGATGGACAGGAAATTTTAAAAAATAAAAGAGTAATGGATGGGATGGGAGTTGCATCTTTAGCTGAATTAAAAGATGGATGGTTTGATTTCTTTCCAGAAAAGTATTATCGCTGGCATTGGAATTTCTGGAATATATTCTTTACTTTACTAATAACAGGATTAACGTTGTTATTGGTGAGTATTAAGTTAGCTAGGTTATTTTATGAATTGGCATTTAATTACTTGTTGGTGAACATAATAGCACCAGCCGATGTTGCGAATGGTCAAAAGTTAAAAGCCGTGTTATCCAATATTCTCAATATATTTATAGCAACGATTATGATATTACTATCTTTGAAGCTATACCTAATAGGAACAGCTTTTCTCCATGACAAATTAAATGGTGTACCGTATCTGATTGCATTAGCGGCATTTAGTATGGCAGTTCTAGACGGTCCGGCAGTCGTAGAAAGGTTATTTGGTATAGATATTGGATTAAAGAGTAGTTGGGGCATGTTAGCAGGTGGTTTCGCACTTGGTAAAGGAATTGGCAGTCTCGCAAATTCAAAACCAATGAAGGGTCTAGGGAATATGATTGGAAAAGGGGCGAAAGGTGCAGCAGAAGGAACTGGTGTTGCAGCAGCTAAAACAGCAAGTGCGGCAGCGATGGCAACAGGTGGCGTGGCAGGGCTTATAAGCGGTTTGAAAAAAGGGAATGAGTCTGAAAATAAAGAGTCCTTGCAAGATCAAATGAAAAAAGCGGATCAGAAAAAAGCAAATGGTAATGACTTAGCAAAAAAAGAAAAAGAAAAAGGTAACTTAAATAAGGAAGAAGATAAAAAGAATGGTGGTATGCCATCTATTCAAGAAGACATGAAAAAGGGAGGGAACGAAAACCCTGGGGTAGCGAATGGGCAAGAATCGGGAACAACAAGTCTTCAAGATGAAATGAAAGAAGCTGGAAAAGCAAATGGAGCAAATGAAGGAAATCAAGCACCAGGAACAGTAAGACAGGGAGCAAATGAAGGGAATCAAACACCAGGAACAGTAAGACAGGGAGCAAATGAAGGAAATCAAACACCAGGAACAGTAAGACAAGGAGCAAATGAAGGAAATCAAACACCAGGAACAGTAAGACAAGGAGCAAATGAAGGAAATCAAACACCAGGAACAGTAAGACAGGGAGCAAATGAAGGGAATCAAACACCAGGAACAGTAAGGCAAGGAGCAAGTGAAGGAAATCAAACACCAGGAACAGTAAGACAAGGAGCAAGTGAAGGAAATCAAACACCAGGAGGCGTAAGACAAGGAGCAAGCGGAGCAAGCCCGGCACCAATAGAAACACCGAGACCAGCAACAAGCGGAAGTAGCCCAGCACCAGTAGAAACACCAAGATCAGTACCAAGTGGAGGAAGCCCAGCACCAGTAGAAACACCAAGATCAGTACCAAGTGGAGGAAGCCCAGCACCAGTAGAAACACCAAGATCAGTACCAAGTGGAGGAAGCCCAGCACCAGTAGAAACACCAAGATTAGTACCAAGTGGAAGTAGCCCAGCACCAGTAGAAACACCAAGATCAGTACCAAGTGGAAGTAGCCCAGCACCAGTAGAAACACCAAGATCAGTACCAAGTGGAGGAAACCCGGCATCAGCCGACATCGTAACGGTGACACATAGTAGCCCAATTATTCCTTATGAGAGTGATAAAGAAGTGGCAGCAAGTAGAAGTCAGGAGACACGTACATTAGGACAATATACAACCGATAAAGTGAAACATACAACATCATCTGTGAAACAAAAGGTAAGAGGAGTGCAAGAACGAATTAATTCTTCTGAAACGGTACAGAATACAAAACGTTTTTATCAGATGGGTCAAAATACGGGTAAAAGTTGGAGAGATATCGTGAACAAAAATAAAAAGAATACGGATAAAAAATAA